GGGCGACGACCTGCACCTCCGGCTTCGAACTCGCGGTCGCCTGAGCGATGCGTGCGGTGTCGAGGTCGGCGATGATCTCGGCCACTCCCGGGTAGAGCCGCGCTCCCGTGGTGTACCCGTCGGCCTTGCCGAGGGTGCGGTAGTACGCGACGGCCTCGGTGGCCTGTTCCGGCGTCATGCCGACGTTGTCCTGGAACGAGTTGAACATCGGCGGACCGATCCAATGCACGAGCTCGTCACGCGTCGGCGCGGGCTTGCCGAAGTGCTCGAGGGCGGTCGTGAGACGGCGGAGAATGCCGTCGGAAGCATCGACGAGGGTCCCGTCGACGTCCCAGAGCACGCACGTGAAAGGGGATCGCATCGTCATGGGTCCAGCCTAGGGTGCTGTCAGAACAGTCGCGGCGCGCCCGATTCGACGCCCTTCATAC
The DNA window shown above is from Microbacterium laevaniformans and carries:
- a CDS encoding HAD hydrolase-like protein codes for the protein MTMRSPFTCVLWDVDGTLVDASDGILRRLTTALEHFGKPAPTRDELVHWIGPPMFNSFQDNVGMTPEQATEAVAYYRTLGKADGYTTGARLYPGVAEIIADLDTARIAQATASSKPEVQVVALMEHFDLAPHMTAMVGSTSDEKTLASKSDIVAEALRRLHAAGVDTSRPVLIGDRHHDVEGGAAQGVPVIFVRWGFSWPHEADGASAAVEDAAQLRALLLIDEESASHAD